Proteins from one Bacteroidales bacterium genomic window:
- a CDS encoding type IX secretion system membrane protein PorP/SprF, with protein sequence MRRLIFILTIILLTGNLAFGQQLPLYSQYLYNKFLINPSVAGSDGYTSVSLTAREQWVGYYGAPRTFSFSVQTRMLKKSFIMKQTRVKKSVYRPKTDGKVGLGGYVFSDKNGLVSRTGFQLSYAYHMWIENETQLSLGLALTGYHYKINEKEINFEDPNEPLLNSNLRRGMFVPDATFGLHLLNAKYSLGFSADQLLEASAKLGSDAYQNFKMSRQYYLFGSYDFERGSNAVIQPSFMLMMSQQLKPQADLGVTYIYQEDFWAGLAYRTSGALIANIGVKYENIFIGYAFDFTMQEIQRITYGTHEITFALKFGDNTRRYRWLDRY encoded by the coding sequence GTGAGAAGACTCATTTTCATATTAACAATTATTCTGCTGACTGGCAATCTCGCATTCGGTCAGCAGCTTCCATTATACAGTCAGTACCTGTATAACAAGTTCCTTATAAATCCCTCTGTTGCCGGAAGTGATGGTTATACAAGTGTGAGTCTTACCGCAAGAGAGCAGTGGGTAGGATATTATGGTGCCCCAAGGACCTTCTCATTCAGTGTGCAGACAAGGATGCTCAAGAAGAGCTTTATAATGAAGCAGACACGTGTAAAAAAGAGTGTTTACAGACCAAAAACAGATGGTAAGGTTGGATTGGGAGGATATGTATTCAGCGATAAAAACGGACTTGTCTCCAGAACAGGTTTTCAGCTTTCTTACGCCTATCATATGTGGATAGAGAATGAAACCCAGCTATCTCTCGGACTGGCACTTACAGGCTATCATTACAAGATTAATGAAAAGGAAATCAATTTCGAAGATCCCAACGAACCGCTGCTTAACAGTAACCTTCGTCGTGGTATGTTTGTCCCGGATGCCACATTCGGGCTTCATCTCCTGAATGCTAAATACAGCCTGGGGTTTTCGGCTGATCAGCTTCTGGAAGCCTCAGCAAAACTGGGATCAGATGCCTATCAGAACTTTAAGATGAGCAGACAGTACTACCTATTCGGGTCATACGATTTTGAAAGGGGTTCAAATGCTGTTATTCAGCCCTCTTTTATGCTGATGATGTCGCAACAGCTTAAACCGCAGGCAGATCTTGGTGTAACATATATTTATCAGGAGGATTTCTGGGCCGGACTGGCTTACAGAACCAGCGGGGCACTGATAGCAAATATCGGGGTGAAGTATGAAAATATCTTTATAGGATATGCTTTTGATTTTACAATGCAGGAGATCCAGCGTATAACTTATGGAACTCATGAGATAACCTTCGCTCTGAAGTTCGGCGATAATACCCGCCGGTACCGCTGGCTCGACCGATACTAA
- a CDS encoding gliding motility-associated C-terminal domain-containing protein, producing the protein MISLQVLSKRTNGGDLELDGTHAGISGTEIARTILVNGISATTTDLAIGKGRPRITNQPDNIDICELSNAFFEVTARGRGTLTYQWQVNQGSGWSNVTNTGVYSGATTNYLTLTTAPYSMNGYQYRTIITDAQGNSNITNTVLLTVNLIPTAVPTPASQNECPGVAFTTILLTSYSPTTGGTVPGTTFAWKRTNPAGITTTMPRTDLIVVGNQIAGTFTNTTNAPITVRFSIVPKGPTTTFCVGDSIYAYVTVNPIPRVFGTPQNSTQCDSMTTSINLSSPSTFTSGLVTFRYTVTTTGSVSGYVTPTTGMPNGHTIADKLINLTDVYQIVTYRVIPVSPVGCAEGPSQEIKVTVNPTPRVIPVNIKPDICPAGASPTNTQIVLTSPTVMTSGVMRFDYTITKTDGFVLGNTAPETDRIPGYTLSFGYQNNSDTIKSVYYHITPKVDNAICVPGPKVISEVKVHARPLQNLIITVPLTCEGGSDASLRAVTAKGAGLYYYDWIRTSVDQVHGYSIPDLTNRRGGRWDVTVTDNLNCKNSSFIFVEGAFLDSYLYVVDTTGFGTTCPGSNDGQIWIKEKISSTGVAPFKYWIVRDGQDSTTAVKGTLPATEILQKHYNLLPGNYRLFLKDANGCYDQTFPEATISEPEIITVEFGKSIYPGGFNISCKGYNNGSVWVDSIYGGNKGYRYKWTTSTGTIIGIDTLNRLDNITAGIYYLTTTDRKGCSNIHTVTITQPDGMELASSVLSHSADGNFNISCDGGNDGSIVMNITGGSGSYLYSWTSPNGFTASTRDISGLKAGVYTCVVRDVNGCILTQLPPKNPNPQFTLTDPDPLDITLTGSTSSDGGYNINCNGGTGSVTTTVTGGSTGNYTYTWSTSNGSGIVQGQKDQPALTAGKYYLDVKDLNNCILRDSVTLTEPPVFGIQLTATNITCAAPGFNNGSVNLTVTGGAGAYSYTWSNGATTEDISGLTQGSYQVTVTYNNTCSKTDAVQINLPPPLTYTKEFADYNGYNVSCFGLSDGAINITPSTGLAPFTYTWTGPDGFTSSSNQISGLKAGSYTLTITDSNYCTATEVIVLTQPGQLGMTINLSASIAGGFNINCAGDSTGTIGIEPLNQVKSVQYIWSDGVIGKSRTGLPAGVYTVIITDENNCHATSAITLTQPDSIKLNYTVKQPFCPDMPDGEIRLNVTGGFRGADYIYKWSDNSSGRNVSNILRGFYKMTVTDMNGCQVRDSVILEPMNETCLIIPNAISPNDDLINDEWNIGMKELYPQMEIRVFNRWGETVWRSEKGYPKPWDGKSNGNHLPVDSYHYIINLHNGSKPIVGNITIVR; encoded by the coding sequence TTGATCAGTCTGCAAGTATTATCAAAGAGAACAAATGGCGGTGATCTTGAGCTCGATGGGACCCATGCAGGCATTTCAGGCACTGAAATTGCAAGAACAATTCTTGTAAACGGGATCTCCGCAACAACCACTGATCTTGCTATAGGAAAAGGCAGGCCAAGGATAACAAACCAACCGGATAATATTGATATTTGTGAATTGTCAAACGCATTCTTCGAGGTCACAGCCCGCGGCCGCGGGACACTCACCTACCAGTGGCAGGTTAATCAGGGATCAGGCTGGAGCAATGTTACGAACACAGGTGTTTATTCCGGAGCCACAACTAATTACCTTACGCTGACCACTGCACCATATTCAATGAATGGTTACCAGTATCGTACAATAATAACCGATGCACAGGGTAATTCTAATATAACCAATACAGTATTATTAACTGTAAATCTGATTCCAACTGCAGTACCCACTCCCGCATCTCAGAATGAGTGTCCGGGTGTTGCGTTTACAACAATTTTGCTTACATCTTATTCACCGACTACAGGGGGCACGGTTCCCGGGACGACTTTTGCATGGAAACGCACTAATCCGGCTGGTATTACGACTACAATGCCAAGAACTGACCTTATTGTTGTAGGGAATCAGATTGCAGGAACTTTTACCAATACAACGAATGCACCTATTACTGTCAGATTTTCGATTGTTCCTAAAGGTCCTACTACAACATTCTGTGTTGGGGATTCAATTTATGCTTATGTAACGGTTAATCCTATACCAAGAGTATTTGGGACACCTCAGAACAGCACGCAGTGCGACAGTATGACCACCAGCATTAACTTGTCAAGTCCGAGCACATTTACAAGCGGTCTCGTAACATTCAGGTATACAGTAACAACTACCGGTTCAGTATCGGGTTATGTTACACCGACAACTGGCATGCCGAACGGACATACAATTGCCGATAAGCTTATTAACCTTACAGATGTCTACCAGATTGTTACTTACAGAGTTATTCCTGTTAGCCCGGTTGGCTGTGCTGAAGGACCATCCCAGGAAATTAAGGTTACAGTCAATCCGACTCCCCGGGTAATTCCTGTAAACATTAAACCGGATATCTGTCCTGCCGGAGCCAGTCCGACTAATACACAGATTGTACTGACATCGCCGACTGTAATGACCTCAGGTGTCATGAGATTTGATTATACAATTACTAAAACCGATGGTTTTGTACTTGGTAACACTGCACCTGAAACAGACAGAATACCTGGTTATACTCTGTCTTTTGGTTACCAGAATAATTCAGATACAATTAAATCTGTTTACTATCATATAACACCAAAGGTCGATAATGCTATATGTGTCCCGGGCCCAAAGGTTATAAGTGAAGTTAAAGTACATGCAAGACCATTACAAAATCTAATTATTACAGTTCCTTTAACATGTGAAGGAGGATCCGATGCTTCTCTTAGGGCTGTAACTGCAAAAGGGGCAGGACTCTATTATTATGACTGGATCAGAACTTCTGTCGATCAGGTACATGGATACAGCATTCCGGATCTGACTAACCGGAGAGGAGGAAGATGGGATGTTACTGTTACTGATAATTTGAACTGTAAAAACTCAAGTTTCATTTTCGTGGAAGGTGCTTTCCTTGATTCCTACCTGTATGTAGTTGATACTACAGGCTTTGGCACTACCTGTCCGGGTTCGAATGATGGTCAGATCTGGATTAAGGAGAAGATATCTTCAACCGGTGTTGCGCCTTTTAAATATTGGATCGTCAGAGATGGTCAGGATTCTACAACAGCTGTTAAGGGTACATTGCCTGCAACAGAGATCCTTCAGAAACATTATAACCTTTTGCCGGGGAATTACAGGCTATTCCTTAAAGATGCTAACGGATGCTATGATCAGACCTTCCCGGAAGCAACTATCTCTGAACCAGAAATCATAACAGTTGAGTTTGGAAAAAGTATCTACCCCGGTGGATTCAATATTTCCTGCAAAGGTTATAATAATGGCTCCGTATGGGTTGACTCAATTTACGGAGGGAACAAAGGATATAGATATAAATGGACTACATCTACCGGAACTATTATTGGAATTGACACTCTTAACCGGCTCGATAATATTACAGCAGGTATATATTATCTTACAACTACTGACAGGAAAGGATGTTCGAATATTCATACGGTAACAATTACTCAACCCGATGGAATGGAGCTTGCTTCAAGTGTGCTTTCACACAGTGCTGATGGAAACTTCAATATTTCATGCGATGGAGGCAATGACGGAAGTATTGTTATGAATATTACAGGAGGATCGGGTTCTTATCTCTATTCATGGACCAGCCCGAACGGGTTCACAGCATCAACAAGAGATATTTCGGGATTAAAAGCAGGTGTTTATACATGCGTTGTACGTGATGTGAATGGATGTATTCTTACCCAACTTCCTCCAAAGAATCCTAATCCTCAATTTACTCTTACCGATCCGGATCCACTTGATATAACTCTGACAGGTTCAACTTCCAGTGATGGCGGCTATAACATAAATTGTAACGGAGGAACCGGATCAGTAACAACAACAGTTACCGGAGGAAGTACAGGTAATTACACTTATACCTGGAGTACCTCAAATGGTTCAGGTATTGTGCAGGGTCAGAAAGACCAGCCGGCACTTACAGCAGGTAAATATTATCTTGATGTTAAAGATCTGAATAATTGCATTTTACGTGATAGTGTTACACTTACTGAGCCTCCTGTATTTGGAATACAACTTACAGCAACAAATATAACATGTGCTGCCCCAGGTTTTAATAATGGTTCAGTTAACCTCACAGTTACAGGTGGAGCAGGAGCTTATTCATACACATGGTCTAATGGCGCTACAACTGAAGATATTTCGGGTCTTACTCAGGGCAGCTACCAGGTAACTGTTACCTATAATAATACCTGTTCAAAGACTGACGCAGTGCAGATTAACCTGCCTCCGCCACTTACTTACACGAAGGAATTTGCCGATTACAATGGTTATAATGTGAGCTGTTTCGGACTCTCTGATGGTGCAATAAATATCACACCTTCGACAGGTCTGGCTCCGTTCACATATACCTGGACCGGTCCTGATGGGTTCACATCATCATCAAATCAGATTTCAGGTTTGAAAGCCGGTTCATATACGCTTACTATAACTGACAGCAATTATTGTACTGCTACAGAAGTGATCGTGTTAACTCAGCCCGGACAGCTTGGAATGACGATTAATCTCTCTGCCAGTATTGCAGGCGGATTCAACATTAACTGTGCCGGAGACAGTACAGGTACTATTGGTATTGAGCCGCTTAATCAGGTGAAATCTGTTCAGTATATATGGTCCGATGGTGTGATAGGTAAATCGAGAACCGGGCTGCCTGCAGGTGTCTATACAGTGATAATTACTGATGAAAACAACTGCCATGCTACTTCGGCTATAACACTTACTCAGCCCGATTCAATTAAGCTTAACTATACGGTTAAACAACCATTCTGTCCAGATATGCCCGATGGTGAAATAAGGCTTAATGTAACAGGAGGCTTCAGAGGTGCAGATTATATCTACAAGTGGTCAGATAATTCATCAGGCAGAAATGTTTCAAATATTCTGAGGGGATTCTATAAAATGACGGTTACTGATATGAACGGTTGTCAGGTCAGAGACTCAGTGATTCTTGAACCGATGAATGAAACATGTCTTATAATTCCTAATGCGATCTCTCCTAATGATGATCTTATTAATGATGAGTGGAATATCGGAATGAAAGAGTTATATCCGCAGATGGAAATCAGGGTGTTCAACAGATGGGGAGAAACAGTATGGCGTTCTGAAAAAGGTTATCCGAAACCATGGGATGGAAAGAGTAATGGAAACCATCTGCCTGTGGATTCATACCATTATATAATTAACCTGCATAACGGGTCGAAACCGATCGTGGGTAACATTACAATTGTGAGGTAA
- a CDS encoding FKBP-type peptidyl-prolyl cis-trans isomerase, which translates to MKNFNTLKIILFSSMILLFTVSIHAQQQIAKPATPAPATVKLLTQADTLQYTLGAFIGQWMVRNSFNVTNPTLFKRGMDDVLTNKKLAVTDSTIAPIVSAYQMATQNARSRLMEDQLFAALKGKPGVGALPSGVHYIVVKIGTGPRPTVADSVELNAIGIFPDGTVFEDTFQKKKTIKTMTSSLIPGLNETLQLMPEGSVWRIFIPSALAYGPSGLSNVIPPNSALVFDITLMAVKPVKK; encoded by the coding sequence ATGAAAAACTTCAACACCCTCAAAATCATCCTTTTCAGTAGCATGATTCTGCTATTCACCGTCAGCATTCATGCCCAGCAGCAGATCGCTAAACCGGCAACCCCTGCTCCGGCAACTGTGAAACTATTAACACAGGCTGATACTCTGCAATATACGCTTGGAGCATTTATCGGACAATGGATGGTCAGAAACAGCTTCAATGTCACAAACCCGACTCTCTTTAAAAGAGGAATGGATGATGTGCTGACTAATAAAAAGCTTGCAGTGACTGATTCAACAATTGCACCTATTGTATCAGCTTACCAGATGGCAACCCAGAACGCAAGAAGCCGACTGATGGAGGATCAGCTTTTTGCTGCTCTTAAGGGGAAACCGGGTGTTGGTGCTTTGCCAAGCGGGGTGCATTATATCGTTGTTAAAATCGGTACCGGACCGCGTCCAACTGTCGCCGACTCGGTCGAACTTAATGCTATTGGCATATTCCCCGACGGAACTGTGTTTGAAGATACTTTCCAGAAGAAAAAGACTATTAAAACTATGACAAGCAGCCTTATCCCCGGATTGAATGAGACATTGCAGCTTATGCCAGAGGGATCAGTATGGAGAATATTTATTCCATCAGCTCTGGCTTATGGACCATCAGGATTATCAAACGTAATCCCGCCTAACAGTGCGCTGGTGTTCGATATTACACTGATGGCTGTTAAACCGGTGAAGAAATAA
- a CDS encoding S-layer family protein gives MTATPDATTLVKGKVQLAGDLGGVGTTAAAPIISAGAIDDSKVSATAAIVDTKLATISTAGKVSNSATTATSSNNINTIVLRDGSGNFSAGTISADLTGDVTGDLTGNVTGNVLGNLTGDVTGNVSGTSLNVTGIVAILNGGTGSSTVLGAKTNLGLENVDNTTDLNKPISTATQTALNLKAPLASPALTGVPTAPTAVAGTNTTQLATTAFVTDAVMTATPDATTLVKGKVQLAGDLGGVGTTAAAPIISAGAIDDSKVSATAAIVDTKLATISTAGKVSNSATTATSSNNINTIVLRDGSGNFSAGTISADLTGDVTGDLTGNVTGNVLGNLTGDVTGNVSGTSLNVTGIVAILNGGTGSSTVLGAKTNLGLENVDNTTDLNKPISTATQTALNLKAPLASPALTGVPTAPTAVAGTNTTQLATTAFVTDAVMTATPDATTLVKGKVQLAGDLGGTGTTAAAPIISAGAIDDSKVSATAAIADTKLATISTAGKVSNSATTATSSNNINTIVLRDGSGNFSAGTISADLTGDVTGDLTGNVTGNVLGNLTGDVTGNVSGTSLNVTGIVAILNGGTGSSTVLGAKTNLGLENVDNTTDLNKPISTATQTALNLKAPLASPALTGVPTAPTAVAGTNTTQLATTAFVTDAVMTATPDATTLVKGKVQLAGDLGGTGTTAAAPIISAGAIDDSKVSATAAIADTKLATISTAGKVSNSATTATSSNNINTIVLRDGSGNFSAGTISADLTGDVTGDLTGNVTGNVLGNLTGDVTGNVSGTSLNVTGIVAILNGGTGSSTVLGSQD, from the coding sequence ATGACAGCAACACCAGATGCAACGACCCTGGTTAAAGGTAAAGTACAGTTGGCAGGAGATTTGGGTGGAGTAGGAACAACAGCGGCCGCACCAATAATCAGTGCTGGTGCGATAGATGACAGCAAGGTATCAGCAACGGCAGCCATAGTCGACACTAAACTGGCTACTATATCCACGGCAGGTAAGGTCTCCAACAGTGCAACGACAGCGACCTCCTCCAACAACATCAACACCATAGTATTACGAGATGGAAGTGGCAACTTTAGTGCAGGCACGATCAGCGCAGATTTGACAGGCGATGTAACGGGTGATTTAACAGGAAACGTTACGGGTAATGTACTTGGAAATCTTACAGGTGATGTCACTGGTAATGTAAGTGGTACTTCATTGAATGTTACAGGAATCGTAGCCATATTAAATGGAGGAACAGGTTCCTCGACAGTATTAGGAGCCAAGACTAATTTAGGGTTAGAGAATGTAGATAACACAACAGATTTAAATAAGCCTATCTCCACAGCTACACAGACAGCGTTGAATTTAAAGGCACCACTTGCCTCACCGGCACTTACTGGAGTTCCGACAGCACCGACAGCAGTAGCAGGCACAAATACAACACAACTTGCAACTACAGCTTTTGTAACCGATGCAGTTATGACAGCAACACCAGATGCAACGACCCTGGTTAAAGGTAAAGTACAGTTGGCAGGAGATTTGGGTGGAGTAGGAACAACAGCGGCCGCACCAATAATCAGTGCTGGTGCGATAGATGACAGCAAGGTATCAGCAACGGCAGCCATAGTCGACACTAAACTGGCTACTATATCCACGGCAGGTAAGGTCTCCAACAGTGCAACGACAGCGACCTCCTCCAACAACATCAACACCATAGTATTACGAGATGGAAGTGGCAACTTTAGTGCAGGCACGATCAGCGCAGATTTGACAGGCGATGTAACGGGTGATTTAACAGGAAACGTTACGGGTAATGTACTTGGAAATCTTACAGGTGATGTCACTGGTAATGTAAGTGGAACATCATTGAATGTTACAGGAATCGTAGCCATATTAAATGGAGGAACAGGTTCCTCGACAGTATTAGGAGCCAAGACTAATTTAGGGTTAGAGAATGTAGATAACACAACAGATTTAAATAAGCCTATCTCCACAGCTACACAGACAGCGTTGAATTTAAAGGCACCACTTGCCTCACCGGCACTTACAGGAGTTCCGACAGCACCGACAGCAGTAGCAGGCACAAATACTACACAACTTGCAACTACAGCTTTTGTAACCGATGCAGTTATGACAGCAACACCAGATGCAACGACCCTTGTTAAAGGTAAAGTACAGTTGGCAGGAGATTTGGGTGGAACAGGAACAACAGCGGCCGCACCAATAATCAGTGCAGGTGCGATAGATGACAGCAAGGTATCAGCAACGGCAGCCATCGCCGACACTAAACTGGCTACTATATCCACGGCAGGTAAGGTCTCCAACAGTGCAACTACAGCGACCTCCTCCAACAACATCAACACCATAGTATTACGAGATGGAAGTGGCAACTTTAGTGCAGGGACCATCTCTGCAGATTTGACAGGCGATGTAACGGGTGATTTAACAGGAAACGTTACGGGTAATGTACTTGGAAATCTTACAGGTGATGTCACTGGTAATGTAAGTGGAACATCATTGAATGTTACAGGAATCGTAGCCATATTAAATGGAGGAACAGGTTCCTCGACAGTATTAGGAGCCAAGACTAATTTAGGGTTAGAGAATGTAGATAACACAACAGATTTAAATAAGCCTATCTCCACAGCTACACAGACAGCGTTGAATTTAAAGGCACCACTTGCCTCACCGGCACTTACAGGAGTTCCGACAGCACCGACAGCAGTAGCAGGCACAAATACTACACAACTTGCAACTACAGCTTTTGTAACCGATGCAGTTATGACAGCAACACCAGATGCAACGACCCTTGTTAAAGGTAAAGTACAGTTGGCAGGAGATTTGGGTGGAACAGGAACAACAGCGGCCGCACCAATAATCAGTGCAGGTGCGATAGATGACAGCAAGGTATCAGCAACGGCAGCCATCGCCGACACTAAACTGGCTACTATATCCACGGCAGGTAAGGTCTCCAACAGTGCAACTACAGCGACCTCCTCCAACAACATCAACACCATAGTATTACGAGATGGAAGTGGCAACTTTAGTGCAGGGACCATCTCTGCAGATTTGACAGGCGATGTAACGGGTGATTTAACAGGAAACGTTACGGGTAATGTACTTGGAAATCTTACAGGTGATGTCACTGGTAATGTAAGTGGTACTTCATTGAATGTTACAGGAATCGTAGCCATATTAAATGGAGGAACAGGTTCCTCGACAGTATTAGGGAGCCAAGACTAA